In Fibrobacter sp. UWR3, one DNA window encodes the following:
- a CDS encoding GNAT family N-acetyltransferase codes for MLQFFDITKKSPWLPQVKALYESAFPANERIPIKHLLDDKIKREFWAFFDKEEGENHAEVGKKIAATPMFCGFSNSITHGSITNIVYFAVVPELRSRGYGSQILQAIRRQHPDTRIVVDIEVEEDSKDTEELELRNRRREFYTHNGFDSSPVDYVWQGEHYRLLSAGGPVTEKEFRDFWKEILKDIPGAKYP; via the coding sequence ATGCTCCAGTTTTTCGACATCACAAAGAAATCTCCGTGGTTGCCGCAGGTCAAGGCGCTGTACGAATCGGCGTTCCCGGCGAACGAACGCATCCCGATAAAGCATTTACTCGACGATAAAATCAAGCGGGAATTTTGGGCGTTTTTCGACAAGGAGGAAGGCGAGAATCACGCTGAAGTCGGGAAAAAAATTGCCGCGACCCCCATGTTCTGCGGGTTCTCGAACTCCATCACGCACGGGAGCATCACGAACATCGTTTATTTCGCAGTCGTTCCAGAGCTGCGCAGCCGTGGGTACGGTTCACAAATCCTGCAGGCCATCCGCAGGCAACACCCCGACACGCGCATCGTCGTCGATATCGAAGTCGAAGAAGATTCCAAGGACACAGAAGAACTCGAACTCAGGAACCGCCGTCGCGAATTTTACACCCACAACGGCTTTGACTCCTCCCCCGTCGATTACGTCTGGCAAGGCGAGCACTACCGCCTACTCAGCGCTGGCGGCCCCGTCACCGAAAAGGAATTCCGCGATTTCTGGAAAGAAATCCTCAAGGACATCCCCGGAGCGAAGTACCCGTAA
- a CDS encoding SDR family NAD(P)-dependent oxidoreductase, with amino-acid sequence MKSFENKVVVVTGGARGIGAAVVSEFEKEGAKVAYIDIRENPCFVGDLSKKDVLEKFAQFVIEKYGRVDVLVNNALPLMKGIDECSYEEFSYALAVGVTAPFYLAKLFAPHFGSGASIINISSSRDRMSQPQTESYTAAKGGIAALTHALAVSFAGRVRVNSISPGWIDTDFKTYEGPDATQQPAGRVGNPLDIANMVLYLASDKAGFITGENICIDGGMTRQMIYHNDCGWKFEG; translated from the coding sequence ATGAAATCGTTTGAAAATAAAGTGGTTGTGGTGACGGGCGGGGCGCGCGGGATTGGCGCTGCCGTCGTGAGTGAATTCGAGAAAGAGGGCGCGAAGGTCGCCTACATCGACATTCGCGAGAATCCCTGCTTTGTGGGGGACTTGTCGAAGAAGGATGTGCTCGAAAAATTCGCGCAGTTCGTTATCGAAAAGTACGGGCGCGTGGATGTGCTGGTAAACAACGCGCTTCCGCTGATGAAGGGCATTGACGAGTGCAGCTACGAAGAATTCAGCTATGCGCTGGCCGTGGGCGTGACGGCCCCGTTCTACCTCGCGAAACTTTTCGCACCGCATTTTGGGTCGGGTGCAAGTATTATAAACATTTCCTCGAGTCGCGACCGCATGAGCCAACCGCAAACGGAAAGCTATACGGCGGCGAAGGGCGGGATTGCGGCTCTTACGCATGCACTTGCTGTGAGTTTTGCTGGTCGCGTGCGCGTGAATTCCATTTCGCCGGGCTGGATCGATACGGATTTCAAAACCTACGAAGGCCCCGATGCCACGCAGCAGCCCGCAGGCCGCGTCGGTAACCCGCTCGACATCGCGAACATGGTGCTTTATCTCGCGAGCGACAAGGCCGGCTTCATCACCGGTGAAAACATCTGCATCGACGGTGGCATGACCCGCCAGATGATTTACCACAACGACTGCGGCTGGAAATTCGAAGGATAA
- a CDS encoding fibrobacter succinogenes major paralogous domain-containing protein — translation MKKIFAALGIVTFAVVGCDDSSSASSNDDPGVESSSSSVTLQSSSSVRSSSSAPVEDLSSSSEKAKSSSSKNEESSSSVKSSSSSSVILSASEESSSSLAESSSSVAESSSSVVTPQSSSCSTSVSSSSADVQSSFSEIESSSSSSEVKLSSSSDGFDWNLPKEAYLNPEIEYDTIIDSRDGKVYKTVEIGDQIWMAENLNYYDDSDLSVKEKSWCYGKNDNGDSTTCDVAGRLYTWAAAIDSARLYADKSLVCGYGIACALPDTVYGICPSGWHLPNKAEWEALFSAVGGKSTAGTVLKSQMGWTKNGNGTDSFGFSALPVGFRADNSQFYGDDEDAYFWSSTMKMDVRNTPYSMSVYYDEKSAYMNFDMKFSFSVRCLKNN, via the coding sequence ATGAAAAAAATATTTGCAGCGTTAGGCATTGTGACATTTGCTGTTGTCGGGTGCGACGACAGTTCATCCGCATCGTCGAATGATGATCCGGGAGTTGAATCGTCTTCTTCCAGCGTCACACTGCAGTCGAGCAGTTCCGTGCGGTCATCATCCTCGGCTCCGGTCGAGGATCTGTCCAGCAGCAGTGAAAAGGCGAAGTCTTCGTCCTCGAAAAATGAAGAGTCGTCGAGTTCGGTGAAGTCGAGTAGTTCTTCATCCGTCATTCTGAGCGCAAGCGAAGAATCCAGTAGTAGTTTGGCAGAGTCCTCGTCTAGCGTCGCGGAGTCGTCTTCTTCAGTCGTCACACCGCAGTCGAGCTCCTGCTCGACAAGCGTGTCCAGCAGCTCTGCTGATGTGCAGTCAAGTTTTAGCGAAATTGAGTCAAGTTCCAGTAGTAGCGAGGTGAAGTTGTCTAGCTCCTCGGATGGCTTTGATTGGAACTTGCCGAAAGAAGCGTATTTGAATCCCGAAATAGAGTATGATACTATAATAGATTCTCGCGATGGCAAGGTTTACAAGACTGTGGAAATTGGCGACCAGATCTGGATGGCGGAGAATCTGAATTACTATGATGACTCGGATTTAAGTGTGAAGGAAAAAAGTTGGTGTTATGGGAAGAACGATAATGGGGATAGCACAACCTGCGATGTAGCTGGGCGACTGTACACTTGGGCTGCAGCTATAGATTCAGCCAGGCTCTATGCGGATAAGTCATTGGTTTGCGGATATGGTATAGCCTGCGCCTTGCCTGATACGGTGTACGGAATTTGTCCGTCAGGCTGGCATTTGCCTAACAAGGCGGAATGGGAAGCTTTGTTCTCGGCTGTGGGCGGCAAATCGACTGCGGGTACGGTTCTTAAGTCGCAGATGGGTTGGACGAAAAACGGCAACGGAACGGACTCCTTTGGTTTTTCTGCCTTGCCTGTTGGCTTCAGGGCCGACAATAGCCAATTCTACGGCGATGATGAAGACGCTTACTTCTGGAGTTCTACGATGAAGATGGACGTTAGAAACACGCCGTACTCCATGAGCGTGTACTACGATGAGAAATCTGCGTACATGAATTTCGACATGAAATTCTCGTTCTCCGTCCGTTGTCTCAAGAACAATTAA
- a CDS encoding carboxylesterase, with protein MKSLVLYVHGKGGNADEALHYKSLFPDADVLGFDYKAETPWDAKKEFPVYFDFVAAGYGEVTLIANSIGAFFSMNALADKPVKQAYFISPIVNMEKLICDMMAWTGVSEEELREKKTVPTSFGETLSWEYLCYVRENPIEWRIPTKILYGSNDNLSSLETMREFAQKIGAPLTIMDGGEHWFHTAEQMVFLDKWMLNC; from the coding sequence ATGAAAAGCCTTGTCCTTTATGTGCACGGGAAAGGCGGAAACGCCGACGAGGCTCTTCATTACAAAAGTTTGTTCCCTGATGCCGATGTTCTCGGGTTCGATTACAAGGCGGAAACCCCGTGGGATGCCAAGAAGGAATTCCCGGTTTATTTTGATTTCGTCGCTGCGGGCTACGGCGAAGTGACCCTTATAGCAAATAGCATCGGGGCGTTCTTTTCGATGAATGCGCTGGCCGATAAGCCCGTCAAACAGGCGTACTTTATTTCGCCGATAGTCAACATGGAAAAGCTGATTTGCGACATGATGGCGTGGACGGGAGTCTCCGAAGAGGAACTCCGCGAAAAGAAAACGGTGCCGACGAGTTTCGGCGAAACGCTTTCGTGGGAATACCTGTGCTACGTGCGTGAAAATCCGATTGAATGGCGCATCCCGACAAAGATTCTGTACGGCTCGAACGACAACCTGTCCTCGCTCGAAACGATGCGCGAATTCGCCCAGAAAATCGGCGCCCCCTTGACCATAATGGACGGCGGCGAACATTGGTTCCACACCGCCGAGCAGATGGTTTTTCTGGATAAGTGGATGCTAAATTGCTAA
- a CDS encoding ATP-binding protein, whose amino-acid sequence MSEPGRKPLVVTGVRQCGKTYAIKDFGNRFFENLAYFNFEGNTALQSIFEYDFGVTRIVMELERYSKQKITDGKTLVFFDEIQACPKAITSLKYFCEDRSGLHVIAAGSLLGVVIRKSEISFPVGKVERLQMFPMSFEEFLMAIDDGRSLLEGLSNYDLRRALPEMYTIPLQNYLKLYYVVGGMPAAVASFVQENDFEKVDRILKNILLDYGDDFSKHAPPSDIPKLGLIWDSVPKQLAKDNNKFMFSHVKAGKRAADLEDALQWLFNAGLLHKLECVTNAELPLSNNANGTVFKVYMSDVGLLRVKSGIDASTILEETPLYATFKGAFTENYVMNELVKQGLHPYFWRSENKAELDFLIEIKNELMPIEVKAEEHTKAKSYGVFCKRFSPKKGFVLSQKNIAVTNDGQTETLHLPLYLCGKMFR is encoded by the coding sequence ATGTCTGAGCCAGGGCGTAAGCCGCTGGTGGTGACCGGGGTGCGTCAGTGCGGAAAAACCTACGCAATCAAGGATTTTGGGAACCGATTTTTTGAAAATCTGGCGTATTTCAATTTCGAGGGAAATACTGCCCTGCAGTCCATCTTCGAGTACGATTTCGGTGTCACTCGCATTGTTATGGAACTGGAGCGCTATTCTAAGCAGAAAATTACGGATGGGAAAACGCTTGTCTTTTTCGACGAAATCCAGGCGTGCCCCAAGGCCATAACGAGCCTCAAGTATTTCTGCGAAGATCGTTCCGGGCTTCATGTGATTGCCGCTGGATCTCTCCTGGGAGTGGTTATCCGCAAGTCGGAAATTTCTTTCCCCGTGGGGAAGGTGGAACGCCTGCAGATGTTCCCCATGAGTTTTGAGGAATTCTTGATGGCGATTGATGACGGCCGGTCCTTGCTCGAAGGTCTTTCGAACTATGACCTGCGTCGTGCGCTACCGGAAATGTACACCATTCCGTTACAGAATTATCTAAAACTTTATTATGTTGTCGGCGGTATGCCCGCTGCGGTAGCGTCGTTTGTACAGGAAAATGATTTTGAAAAAGTGGACCGAATCCTGAAGAACATTCTCTTGGATTATGGAGACGATTTTTCGAAGCATGCTCCGCCGTCGGATATTCCGAAACTTGGGCTTATCTGGGATTCCGTCCCCAAGCAACTGGCAAAAGACAACAACAAGTTCATGTTCTCGCATGTGAAGGCGGGCAAGCGTGCTGCTGATTTGGAAGATGCGCTGCAATGGCTTTTTAATGCGGGACTTTTGCACAAACTAGAATGTGTGACGAATGCGGAACTGCCGCTATCGAACAATGCCAACGGCACGGTTTTCAAGGTCTATATGAGCGATGTCGGGTTACTGCGCGTGAAGTCTGGAATTGACGCCAGCACGATTCTTGAAGAAACACCGCTGTACGCAACTTTCAAGGGTGCGTTTACGGAAAACTATGTAATGAATGAACTTGTGAAGCAGGGGCTGCACCCTTATTTCTGGCGGTCCGAGAACAAGGCTGAACTCGATTTTCTGATTGAGATTAAAAACGAGTTGATGCCGATCGAAGTCAAGGCGGAAGAGCACACGAAAGCGAAAAGCTATGGAGTCTTTTGCAAGAGGTTTTCGCCTAAGAAAGGATTTGTACTTTCGCAAAAGAATATCGCCGTGACGAATGACGGACAAACGGAAACACTGCATTTGCCGCTTTACCTGTGCGGAAAGATGTTCCGTTGA
- a CDS encoding fibrobacter succinogenes major paralogous domain-containing protein — protein MKKFLVLLSWSRKAAIGSMLIMAFAVVGCGDDESWSPSARANDDSSEETSSSSEKAKSSSSDIQSDAKQSSSSEKTGTSSSGVNEDSSSSVKSGSSSSVIPGNAPESSSSLAKSSSSNAKSSSSSVEVQPASSEPVANSSSSVSELSSSSLDGFDWNLPKEAYLNPEIEYDTIIDPRDGKVYKTVKIGDQVWMAENLNFDPGRGSSSDAKYDWSWCYNNEPKNCDVAGRFYTWAAAIDSVKLVKNWGHSKKCGYGTNCNLTEKVQGVCPPNWHLPTYDEWEALFVAVSGQSALGEALKSQRGWGKNGNGVDSFGFSALPAGYSLSDYQFYSTGFYAYFWSSTEFMGATLSYGMELNSGSVNAYLNYRNYRYYGFSVRCLKD, from the coding sequence ATGAAGAAGTTTCTTGTGCTGTTGTCCTGGAGCCGCAAGGCGGCGATAGGATCCATGCTTATTATGGCGTTTGCTGTTGTCGGGTGCGGTGATGACGAGTCGTGGTCGCCTTCTGCTAGGGCGAATGATGATTCCTCCGAAGAGACTTCGTCGAGTAGTGAAAAGGCGAAGTCTTCGTCAAGCGACATACAGAGCGACGCGAAACAATCTAGTTCTAGTGAAAAGACTGGGACGTCTAGTAGTGGCGTGAATGAAGATTCGTCGAGTTCGGTGAAGTCAGGTAGTTCCTCCTCCGTCATTCCGGGCAACGCCCCGGAATCTAGTAGTAGTTTGGCGAAGTCTTCGAGTTCAAACGCAAAGTCTAGTAGCAGTTCCGTTGAGGTTCAGCCTGCATCTAGCGAACCTGTGGCAAATTCTAGCAGCAGTGTAAGTGAGTTGTCGTCAAGTTCTTTAGATGGTTTTGATTGGAATTTGCCGAAAGAGGCTTATTTGAATCCTGAAATAGAGTATGATACTATAATAGACCCTCGCGATGGCAAGGTTTATAAGACTGTGAAGATTGGCGATCAGGTATGGATGGCCGAAAATTTGAACTTTGATCCTGGCCGGGGCAGTTCTAGCGATGCGAAATACGATTGGTCATGGTGCTATAATAATGAACCCAAGAATTGCGATGTGGCGGGTCGCTTTTACACTTGGGCTGCGGCAATCGATTCGGTAAAACTTGTAAAGAATTGGGGTCATTCGAAAAAATGCGGCTATGGCACGAACTGTAATTTGACTGAGAAGGTGCAGGGGGTTTGTCCGCCAAATTGGCACTTGCCGACCTATGACGAATGGGAAGCCTTGTTTGTCGCTGTGAGTGGTCAATCGGCTCTGGGCGAGGCTCTCAAGTCTCAGAGAGGTTGGGGGAAAAACGGGAATGGTGTGGATAGTTTCGGCTTTTCCGCGTTGCCTGCCGGCTACAGTTTGTCCGATTACCAATTCTATAGTACAGGCTTCTACGCATACTTCTGGAGTTCCACTGAGTTCATGGGCGCTACTCTTTCGTATGGTATGGAATTGAACAGCGGATCCGTGAATGCGTACTTGAACTACCGCAACTACAGGTACTACGGGTTCTCTGTTCGTTGTCTCAAGGACTAG
- a CDS encoding DUF4160 domain-containing protein, which translates to MPKIFEKDGFSFFFYMNEHEPVHVHVRKQGKLAKFEIVNGCAEPVFGKLSNADMAKAKELATENSELIVRKWFETFGLG; encoded by the coding sequence ATGCCGAAGATATTTGAAAAAGACGGTTTCTCTTTTTTCTTTTACATGAACGAGCATGAACCTGTTCACGTTCATGTGAGAAAGCAGGGGAAACTGGCTAAGTTTGAAATTGTAAATGGATGTGCCGAGCCGGTATTTGGAAAGTTATCAAATGCGGATATGGCAAAAGCAAAGGAATTAGCGACTGAAAACAGCGAACTTATCGTGAGAAAATGGTTCGAAACTTTCGGGTTGGGGTAA
- a CDS encoding DUF2442 domain-containing protein — translation MNEITEKDVKRLWVEKDAVCVELKDGRIGRELIRDYEPLRKATRKQLENCRVDCDGVWFDDLDEGLELSGFFSPKKTNPIGRIFWLFPELNASAFARRLGIPQPLFAAYINGTKKPSLARKKLIDEELRRIGRELLKTVA, via the coding sequence ATGAACGAAATTACGGAAAAAGATGTAAAAAGGCTTTGGGTTGAGAAAGACGCTGTTTGTGTCGAACTGAAAGACGGCCGAATCGGGCGGGAACTCATCCGAGATTACGAACCGCTGCGGAAGGCTACGCGAAAGCAGTTGGAGAACTGCCGCGTAGATTGCGATGGCGTGTGGTTTGACGATCTGGACGAGGGCTTGGAACTTTCGGGATTCTTTTCTCCGAAAAAGACAAATCCCATTGGCCGCATATTTTGGCTGTTTCCTGAACTGAACGCCTCGGCGTTTGCACGCCGATTGGGAATTCCTCAGCCCCTGTTCGCCGCATACATAAACGGAACGAAAAAACCCTCTTTGGCAAGAAAGAAACTCATTGACGAGGAATTGCGCCGTATCGGCAGGGAGCTGCTGAAAACCGTGGCGTAG
- a CDS encoding IS3 family transposase: MAFNRKKWELVTKLYKDGLKVTEICHLTNFDRRDVRHVCREYDILGCMREPRKNFYRGSNELRKMAVDDIVLNSLSYAEVTVKYNINRTTLKDWVHLFRNGGYEELFVNRRKARRRGYGKAEEDCENASDRVGETRGRGLSSSCGECAVKKSESLGRGKIRPKTRDWAEAINDLRHEYRLDVLLDIKGMARSTFYYYVKNKQIDRYSGIRKRIREIHAEHAGRYGYRRITSQLKKEGFTINHKTVYKIMRDLGLKNVRRKNKYRSYAGQVGSTAPNIVNRDFSTTGPNQKWTTDVTQISVGTEKCFLSPILDMYNGEIVSYTISDHADLKMVMDMLDKAYEQHRVWEKLLMHSDQGWQYQHYNYQKSLKDHNIVQSMSRKGNCLDNAMMENFFGIMKSELLCPNRFKDMNHFKQELVKYIDYYNNERIKTRLNGMSPVQYRINRANIT; encoded by the coding sequence ATGGCTTTCAATCGAAAAAAATGGGAATTGGTCACAAAACTATACAAGGACGGACTGAAGGTTACTGAAATATGTCATCTTACGAACTTTGACAGGCGCGATGTCAGGCATGTATGCAGGGAATATGACATTCTCGGCTGCATGCGCGAACCCAGGAAGAATTTCTATCGCGGGTCGAACGAATTGAGAAAAATGGCAGTTGACGACATAGTCCTAAATTCGTTATCTTATGCCGAGGTAACCGTAAAGTACAACATCAACAGAACGACCTTGAAAGACTGGGTTCACTTGTTCCGGAACGGCGGTTACGAGGAACTGTTCGTGAACAGGCGCAAGGCGAGAAGACGCGGATATGGGAAGGCTGAAGAAGACTGCGAAAACGCCTCAGACCGAGTTGGAGAAACTCGAGGACGAGGTCTATCGTCTTCGTGCGGAGAATGCGCTGTTAAAAAAAGTGAAAGCCTTGGTCGAGGAAAAATACGCCCGAAAACAAGAGACTGGGCGGAAGCCATCAACGACCTAAGGCATGAATACAGGCTTGACGTCCTGTTGGACATCAAGGGGATGGCCCGTTCAACGTTCTATTACTACGTCAAAAACAAACAGATAGACCGATATTCCGGTATTCGAAAACGCATAAGGGAAATACACGCCGAACATGCCGGTCGTTACGGTTATAGACGAATAACGTCGCAGCTGAAAAAAGAAGGCTTTACGATCAATCACAAGACCGTCTATAAGATCATGAGAGACCTTGGTCTGAAGAACGTCCGCAGAAAGAACAAATATCGTTCGTATGCGGGACAAGTCGGGTCGACTGCACCGAACATCGTAAACCGGGACTTCTCTACGACCGGCCCGAACCAGAAATGGACTACGGACGTGACACAGATATCCGTGGGGACCGAAAAATGCTTCCTGTCTCCAATATTGGATATGTACAATGGCGAAATCGTAAGCTACACGATATCGGACCATGCCGACCTTAAAATGGTCATGGACATGCTGGACAAGGCGTATGAACAGCACCGTGTATGGGAAAAACTGCTGATGCACTCGGATCAAGGTTGGCAATACCAGCACTACAACTACCAAAAGTCACTGAAAGACCACAACATAGTACAAAGCATGAGTCGCAAGGGCAACTGCCTGGACAATGCCATGATGGAGAACTTCTTCGGGATAATGAAGTCCGAACTACTTTGCCCGAACAGGTTCAAGGACATGAATCACTTCAAACAGGAGCTGGTGAAATACATCGACTATTACAACAATGAACGGATAAAAACTCGATTAAACGGGATGAGTCCTGTTCAATATCGAATAAATAGGGCGAATATAACCTAA
- the ilvC gene encoding ketol-acid reductoisomerase, with protein MNYFNSIPMRRQLEEIGHCRFMEHSEFSRGVEALKGKKIVFVGCGAQGLHQGLDLRDSGLDVSYTLRKEAIEQKRQSWKNATENGFKVGTYEEMIPDADLVCNLTPDKQHHNVIPAIMKLMKKGAALSYSHGFNIVEEGQEIRKDITVIMVAPKGPGSEVRSEYVRGFGMPCLIAVHPENDPEGKGWDYAKAYAAGLHADRPGVLESSFVAEVKSDLMGEQTILCGMLQTGTILCYDKMVKDFGVEPAYAVKLLQYGWETISEALKHGGITNMMDRLSNPAKIRATELAEKMKKIMKPLYCEHQDNIISGKFSSTMMVDWEAGDKDLLKWRAETGELEFEKVEATDKVITEQEYFDRGVLMTAMIKAGVELAFETMCSVGIKPMSAYYESLHETPLIANLIARKKLYEMNRVISDTAEYGCYLFANKCVPLLADFMKNEVKKDDIGAIYGEGKTTAVDNEELIRVNKNIRQHPVEEVGAWLRERMSGMTKVV; from the coding sequence ATGAATTATTTCAATTCTATCCCTATGCGTCGCCAACTCGAAGAAATTGGCCACTGCCGTTTCATGGAACATTCTGAATTCAGCCGTGGTGTTGAAGCCCTCAAGGGCAAGAAGATCGTGTTCGTCGGTTGCGGTGCCCAGGGTCTCCATCAGGGTCTTGACCTGCGCGATAGCGGCCTCGACGTCTCTTACACGCTCCGCAAGGAAGCCATCGAACAGAAGCGCCAGTCCTGGAAGAACGCTACCGAAAACGGCTTCAAGGTCGGTACCTACGAAGAAATGATTCCGGATGCAGACCTCGTTTGCAACCTCACACCGGACAAGCAGCACCACAACGTGATCCCGGCCATCATGAAGCTCATGAAGAAGGGCGCCGCCCTCTCTTACAGCCACGGCTTCAACATCGTGGAAGAAGGCCAGGAAATCCGCAAGGACATCACGGTGATCATGGTCGCCCCGAAGGGCCCGGGTTCCGAAGTCCGTAGCGAATACGTTCGCGGTTTCGGTATGCCCTGCCTTATCGCTGTGCACCCGGAAAACGACCCCGAAGGTAAGGGTTGGGACTACGCCAAGGCTTACGCCGCTGGCCTCCATGCCGACCGTCCGGGCGTTCTCGAAAGCTCTTTCGTTGCCGAAGTGAAGTCCGACCTCATGGGCGAACAGACCATCCTTTGCGGTATGCTCCAGACCGGCACGATCCTCTGCTACGACAAAATGGTGAAGGATTTCGGCGTTGAACCGGCTTACGCGGTCAAGCTGCTCCAGTACGGCTGGGAAACCATTTCCGAAGCCCTGAAGCACGGCGGCATCACCAACATGATGGACCGTCTCTCCAACCCGGCCAAGATCCGCGCCACGGAACTCGCCGAAAAGATGAAGAAGATCATGAAGCCGCTCTACTGCGAACACCAGGACAACATCATCTCCGGCAAGTTCTCCAGCACCATGATGGTGGACTGGGAAGCCGGCGACAAGGATTTGCTCAAGTGGCGTGCCGAAACGGGCGAACTCGAATTCGAAAAGGTCGAAGCTACCGACAAGGTGATCACCGAACAGGAATACTTCGACCGCGGCGTTCTCATGACCGCCATGATCAAGGCCGGTGTGGAACTCGCTTTCGAAACCATGTGCTCCGTGGGCATCAAGCCGATGAGCGCCTACTACGAATCTCTCCACGAGACTCCGCTTATCGCCAACCTCATCGCTCGTAAGAAGTTGTACGAAATGAACCGCGTGATCAGCGATACCGCCGAATACGGTTGCTACCTGTTCGCCAACAAGTGCGTGCCTCTGCTCGCCGACTTCATGAAGAACGAAGTGAAGAAGGACGACATCGGCGCTATCTACGGCGAAGGCAAGACCACCGCTGTGGATAACGAAGAGCTGATCAGGGTGAACAAGAACATCCGTCAGCATCCGGTGGAAGAAGTCGGAGCGTGGCTGCGTGAACGCATGTCCGGCATGACGAAAGTTGTCTAA